One part of the Phoenix dactylifera cultivar Barhee BC4 chromosome 4, palm_55x_up_171113_PBpolish2nd_filt_p, whole genome shotgun sequence genome encodes these proteins:
- the LOC103721359 gene encoding putative ABC transporter B family member 8, whose product MDALMEGGGGRGSESRKKKKEKRYMHGLFRFADGLDVVLMLLGTIGSIGDGCAVNCLLLFASNVMNSLGYGKTQQGRVDFMHEVEKYCLYFVYLGLAVLVVAFMEGYCWSRTSERQVLRIRYTYLEAILRQEVGFFDSQEATTSEIINSISKDTALIQEVLSEKVPVFLMNSSAFISGLIFSTYFSWRLSLVAFPLVLLLIIPGLIYGKYLLRLSRKSREVYAKANGIVEQALSSIKTIYSFTAEKRIVERYAAILDRTVKLGIKQGIAKGLAVGCTGLSFAIWAFLAWYGSRLVMYRGESGGRIYAAGISFVMGGLSLGMALPEVKHFTDASVAASRIIDRINRIPQIDAEDPKGIKLDCIRGEIKFESVQFAYPSRPDSLVLKDFDLQVPAGQTVALVGTSGSGKSTAIALVQRFYDANEGVVMIDGIDIKRLQLKWIRQKMGLVSQDHALFGTSVKENILFGKPDATMDEIYAAAMTANAHNFIWQLPEGYDTKVGERGALLSGGQKQRIAIARAIIKNPAILLLDEATSALDSESEKLVQNALDQASMGRTTLVVAHKLSTIKNADQIAVVDGGMIVEIGTHDDLISQNDSRYSRLVKLQRMASSIDQEPESYRPSSVARSSASRLSLTKASPMSFASAFSEENPPTTISHPSPSFTRLLAMNAPEWKQALAGSLSAIVFGSIQPIYAFSIGGMIAAFFLHDHEEMQAVIRRYALIFSSLSALSLLVNLLQHSSFAYMGEHLTRRIRLRVLEKILTFETAWFDEESNSSGALCSRLSNEASLVKTLVADRISLLVQTASGVVISFSMGLIVAWKLALVMIAIQPSTILCFYAKKIVLSSVSLDLAKAQHHSTQLAIEAVYNHRMVTSFGSISKVLQLFEEAQKEPLRVARKKSWVAGFAMGCSPCVSFMSWALDFWYGGKLAQTGQISAGDVFKTFFILVSTGKVIAEACSMTSDLAKGATAVASVFEVLDRQSLIPGSSSHADHRNGGTKLQRIQGKIELKKVDFAYPTRPQCLVLGEFSLEVKAGSSIGLVGRSGCGKSTIIGLIQRFYDVDRGVVRIDGMDVRELDIVWYRGFTALVSQEPVLFSGSIRDNIAFGKPEAGEDEIVEAARAANAHDFISSLKEGYNTECGERGIQLSGGQKQRIAIARAIMRNPTILLLDEATSALDVQSERAVQEALDRIMVRRTTVVVAHRLNTIKKVDSIAFIGEGKVVEHGNYAHLMNKKGAFFNLATLQT is encoded by the exons ATGGATGCTCTgatggagggaggaggaggaagaggcagcGAGagtaggaagaagaagaaggagaagagatatATGCATGGGTTGTTTAGATTCGCCGATGGGCTTGATGTTGTTCTGATGTTGCTGGGCACCATAGGATCTATCGGAGATGGGTGTGCTGTCAACTGCCTTCTTCTCTTTGCAAGCAATGTCATGAACAGCCTGGGGTATGGCAAGACTCAACAAGGCCGTGTAGATTTCATGCACGAGGTTGAAAAG TATTGTCTATATTTTGTATACCTAGGATTAGCAGTCTTGGTGGTGGCCTTTATGG AAGGGTATTGCTGGAGTAGAACAAGTGAGAGGCAGGTGCTGAGAATTAGATACACATATTTGGAAGCTATTCTCAGACAGGAAGTTGGGTTCTTTGATTCCCAAGAAGCAACGACTTCAGAGATCATTAACAGTATATCAAAGGACACTGCACTCATACAAGAGGTCCTGAGTGAGAAG GTACCTGTCTTTCTGATGAACTCTTCAGCCTTCATCTCTGGACTCATATTCTCCACCTACTTCTCATGGAGACTTTCCTTGGTGGCCTTCCCACTTGTCTTGCTTCTGATAATCCCGGGCCTCATCTACGGCAAATATCTTCTCCGCCTCTCTCGCAAGTCCCGCGAAGTTTACGCCAAAGCAAATGGCATAGTAGAGCAGGCACTGAGCTCAATCAAAACTATATATTCCTTCACTGCAGAGAAAAGGATTGTGGAGAGGTATGCTGCTATTTTGGATAGGACTGTGAAGCTGGGGATCAAGCAAGGCATCGCAAAAGGGCTGGCTGTAGGGTGTACAGGCCTCTCTTTCGCCATATGGGCTTTTCTTGCCTGGTATGGGAGTAGATTGGTTATGTACCGCGGTGAGAGTGGAGGAAGGATCTATGCAGCAGGGATCTCCTTCGTCATGGGTGGCCT ATCCCTTGGAATGGCACTCCCCGAGGTGAAGCACTTCACCGATGCATCGGTCGCTGCATCCCGGATTATTGATAGGATCAATCGCATACCGCAGATCGATGCTGAAGATCCCAAGGGAATAAAATTGGACTGCATTCGGGGCGAGATCAAATTTGAGTCGGTCCAATTTGCATACCCATCGAGACCAGACTCGCTTGTCCTGAAGGATTTCGACCTTCAGGTCCCTGCAGGGCAGACTGTTGCTCTCGTAGGCACCAGTGGGAGTGGTAAGTCCACAGCCATTGCATTGGTACAGCGGTTCTACGATGCGAACGAGGGAGTTGTGATGATCGATGGCATAGATATTAAGAGGCTGCAATTGAAATGGATCAGACAGAAGATGGGGCTCGTTAGTCAAGATCATGCGCTCTTCGGGACATCAGTGAAGGAGAACATCTTGTTCGGGAAGCCCGATGCAACCATGGATGAGATCTATGCAGCAGCCATGACGGCAAATGCTCACAACTTCATATGGCAGCTCCCAGAGGGATATGATACAAAG GTTGGGGAGAGAGGGGCACTTCTATCAGGGGGCCAGAAACAACGCATTGCCATTGCCAGAGCTATTATCAAGAATCCGGCAATTCTCCTCCTCGACGAAGCCACGAGTGCCCTCGACTCGGAATCAGAGAAGCTAGTACAGAACGCCCTTGATCAAGCTTCCATGGGGAGAACAACACTG GTGGTAGCTCACAAGCTCTCGACCATAAAAAATGCCGATCAGATTGCAGTGGTTGATGGTGGAATGATTGTCGAGATCGGTACGCATGATGACTTAATCAGCCAAAATGATAGTCGCTACTCAAGACTGGTGAAGTTACAGAGGATGGCGAGCTCTATCGATCAAGAGCCGGAATCCTACAGGCCTTCTTCAGTTGCAAGAAGCAGTGCGAGCCGGCTTAGCCTAACAAAAGCCAGCCCGATGTCCTTCGCATCAGCTTTCTCTGAAGAGAATCCTCCTACGACCATCTCCCATCCTTCTCCATCTTTCACTAGGCTTCTTGCCATGAATGCACCCGAGTGGAAACAAGCACTAGCGGGCAGCCTCTCGGCAATCGTTTTTGGTTCGATCCAACCGATCTATGCCTTCTCCATCGGTGGCATGATTGCAGCATTCTTCCTTCACGACCATGAGGAGATGCAAGCAGTCATCCGCCGCTACGCCTTAATATTCTCCTCGCTCTCGGCGCTGTCTCTCCTCGTCAACCTCTTGCAGCACTCCAGTTTCGCATACATGGGCGAGCATCTAACAAGAAGAATCCGATTACGAGTGCTGGAGAAGATCCTAACGTTCGAGACGGCATGGTTCGATGAAGAGTCTAATTCGAGCGGTGCCTTGTGTTCTCGGCTGAGCAATGAGGCTTCTCTCGTCAAAACGCTGGTTGCTGATAGAATTTCCCTACTCGTTCAAACTGCTTCGGGTGTGGTGATCTCTTTTTCAATGGGTCTGATTGTGGCTTGGAAGCTGGCTCTGGTCATGATAGCGATCCAGCCATCAACAATTCTATGTTTCTATGCTAAAAAGATCGTGCTATCGAGCGTATCATTAGACTTGGCAAAGGCACAACATCATAGCACTCAGTTAGCGATTGAAGCTGTGTACAACCACAGGATGGTTACTTCGTTTGGGTCAATAAGCAAGGTTCTTCAGCTCTTCGAGGAAGCTCAGAAGGAGCCACTGAGGGTCGCAAGGAAGAAATCCTGGGTCGCCGGGTTTGCAATGGGATGCTCTCCATGCGTCTCTTTTATGTCATGGGCTCTAGACTTTTGGTATGGAGGGAAATTGGCTCAAACTGGTCAAATATCAGCAGGGGATGTCTTCAAGACATTCTTCATTCTGGTAAGCACAGGGAAGGTGATAGCCGAGGCTTGTAGCATGACATCGGACTTGGCGAAGGGAGCAACTGCAGTTGCTTCGGTGTTTGAGGTGTTGGATAGACAGTCCCTGATTCCAGGGTCTTCCTCCCAT GCGGATCATCGCAATGGGGGAACGAAGTTGCAGAGGATACAAGGAAAGATTGAGCTGAAGAAGGTGGATTTTGCATACCCAACCCGACCGCAGTGTCTTGTGCTCGGAGAATTCAGCTTGGAGGTGAAGGCAGGCTCGAGCATTGGGCTGGTTGGTAGGAGTGGGTGCGGGAAGTCAACCATCATAGGCTTGATTCAGAGGTTCTATGATGTTGATAGAGGGGTTGTTAGGATAGATGGCATGGATGTCAGGGAATTGGACATCGTTTGGTACCGGGGATTCACTGCACTTGTTAGCCAGGAGCCGGTGCTCTTCTCAGGCAGCATTCGTGACAATATCGCCTTTGGCAAGCCGGAAGCCGGCGAAGATGAGATCGTGGAGGCTGCGAGAGCGGCTAATGCACATGACTTCATATC ATCACTGAAGGAAGGGTACAACACAGAATGTGGGGAGAGAGGTATTCAATTATCAGGAGGGCAGAAGCAGAGGATCGCGATAGCTCGAGCAATCATGCGCAACCCTACCATACTGCTACTAGATGAAGCCACAAGTGCACTTGATGTGCAATCGGAGCGAGCGGTGCAGGAAGCTCTTGATAGAATCATGGTCCGGAGGACCACCGTCGTGGTGGCTCATCGCCTCAACACCATTAAGAAAGTAGACTCTATTGCTTTCATTGGAGAAGGTAAGGTGGTGGAGCATGGAAACTATGCGCATCTCATGAACAAGAAGGGGGCTTTCTTCAACCTAGCCACTCTTCAAACATGA
- the LOC103721360 gene encoding pseudo histidine-containing phosphotransfer protein 5-like, producing the protein MEYSNLRRQAAYMKKSLFDQGYLDEQFYQLEELQDDVSPNFVEEVVTLFFRDSARLISNIEQALDKCPQEFSKLNAFVHQLKGSTSSIGASRLKNECTRFRDYCDEENLEGCLKSFQKLKREHAVLRQKLESYFQLLRQVGPVEKATRPSM; encoded by the exons ATGGAGTACTCCAACTTGCGACGTCAGGCTGCTTATATGAAGAAGAGTCTCTTTGATCAG GGATACTTGGATGAACAATTTTATCAGCTGGAAGAGTTGCAGGATGATGTTAGCCCTAATTTCGTGGAAGAAGTTGTAACCTTGTTCTTCAGGGACTCAGCCAGACTGATCAGCAACATTGAGCAGGCTCT GGATAAATGCCCCCAAGAATTCAGCAAGTTGAATGCATTTGTGCATCAGTTAAAGGGTAGTACTTCCAG CATTGGTGCTTCCAGGCTGAAGAACGAGTGCACACGGTTCAGAGATTATTGCGATGAAGAAAATCTTGAagg ATGCCTGAAATCATTTCAAAAGTTGAAGAGGGAGCATGCTGTTCTGAGGCAGAAGTTGGAGTCATATTTCCAG TTGTTAAGGCAAGTCGGTCCTGTGGAAAAAGCCACTCGCCCCAGCATGTGA